The following nucleotide sequence is from Streptomyces sp. HUAS CB01.
GGGAGTGGCCCGCGGATCCCGGAGCCACGGGCCGGGAGGAGGACGAGGACACGGGCCGGGAGCGAGGGAAGCGAACCGGGGCGGGGAGCCCGGCCCCGGCTCACCCGCCGCCGTCCATCCCGGAGCGGGCCCTCACCCGTCGCGGGACCGGCCGCCCGCCTCGCGTCAGGTGTCGCCGTGCGGCGCGCCCCGCCAGCCCGAGACGGGCAGCGCGAACTTCGCCACCAGCCGGTCGGTGAACGAGGCGTGGTGCAGCCGGGCCAGGCGTACGGGCACCTCGCCGCGTCGCACCTCCACCCGAGCGGCGGCCGGGAGCTCCACGGCGCGGCGCCCGTCGCACCACAGCACACCGTGCGGGGTGTTCGGCTGCACCTCCACCGCGAGCACCGACGAGGGCGATGTGACCAGGGGCTTCGCGAACAGCGCGTGGGCGCTGATCGGCACCATCAGCAGCGCCTCGACCTCGGGCCACACCACCGGCCCGCCCGCCGAGAACGCGTACGCGGTCGACCCGGTCGGGGTGGCACACACGATGCCGTCGCAGCCGAAGCCGGTCACCGGGCGCCCGTCGATCTCCAGGACGACCTCGAGCATCCGCTCGGGGGAGACCTTCTGCACGGCGGCCTCGTTCAGCGCCCAGTCACGGTGCACGATGTCGCCGTTGCGGCGGACGGCCACGTCGATGGTCATCCGCTCCTCGACCTCGTACTCCCGCGTCACGACGCGGTCGACGACCTTGTCCAGGTCGTCCCGCTCGGCCTCCGCGAGGAAGCCGACCCTCCCCAGGTTGACCCCCAGCATCGGGACCCCGGAGGCGCGGGCGAACTCGGCCCCCCGGAGCAGGGTGCCGTCACCGCCGAGCACGATGAGCAGCTCGCACCCGTCGAGCACCTCGGGCGTCGCCTCGGGCACGGTCTCCACGGACTGCGGCAGCGGGAGGTCGGCGGCCTCGAAGGCGAGCACCCGCACCCCGATGCCCGCGCGCAGCAGGCCCTGGACGACGAGTTCGGCGCTGCGGATCGCCGCGGCCCGGCCCGTGTGGGCCAGCAGGAACACGGTACGGGTCCGTGTCCGGGTGTCCATGATGGTCTCGCTCGTATCGGTCAACGCGGCCCCTCCGCCACTGCGCGCTCGACGTCCGCCGGGTCGAGATCCGGTGCTCCGGCCCGGAGCCAGAGAAAGTACTCGACATTGCCCGAGGGTCCCGGCAGCGGGCTCGCGGTCACTCCCAGCACGCCGAGCCCCAGCTCGGCGGCCTGCCGTGCCACGGTCCGCACCGCCTCGGCACGCAGCTCCGGGCTGCGGACCACTCCGCCGCTGCCGAGGCGCTCCTTGCCGACCTCGAACTGCGGCTTGACCATGAGGACGAGATCGGCGGCGGGCGTCGCGCAGCGCACCAGCGCGGGCAGCACCAGGCCCAGCGGGATGAAGGACAGGTCCCCGACGATCAGGTCCACCGCCTCCCCGCCGATCGCCTCCAGGGTCAACTCGCGCACATTCGTACGGTCCTTGACCGTCACGCGTTCATCGCTCCGGAGGGACCAGGCGAGCTGTCCGTAACCGACGTCGACGGCGACGACACGGGAGGCGCCGGCCCGCAGGAGCACATCGGTGAACCCGCCCGTGGAGGCACCCGCGTCCAGCGCCCGCCGGCCCTCGGTCTTCAGCCCCGCGGGGACGAAGGCCGCGAACGCGCCCGCGAGCTTGTGGCCGCCGCGAGAGACGTACTCGGGGTCGCCGTCGTCCTGGGCGACGACGATGGCGGCACTGGTCTCGACCTGGGTGGCGGGCTTCCCGGCGGTGTTGCCGCCGACGGTCACCCGCCCCGCCGCGATCAGCTGGCTCGCGTGCTCGCGCGAGCGGGCGAGCTTGCGGCGTACCAGCTCGGCGTCGAGACGGCGGCGTGCCACTCCTGCCACGTTCGGTTCAGCTCCTGTGGTCGTGCGATTCGTCCGGTCGGGCGTCCAGCGCGGTCAGAGTGTCGCGGAGCCCTCTGTGTACATCCTCGTACACCTCCAGGTGGCCGTCCGCCGGGAGGTGGTCGGCGTCGGCCAGCCGCTCGAGGTGCGCGTCGACCCCGGCGTGGCCGGTGGCTGCGCGCTCGACGCCCAGGGGCGCGGGGGCGGCCGGGTCGTACGTCTCCTCGCGCGCCGAACCGCCCGGGGCGCCACTCCCGGCGTCCTCCTCGCCGGACGGCTCGCCGTCGCCGGGCCCGGGCACGTGTCCCGCGCGCGGAAGGCCCGCCGCCGGCCCGGGCACCGGGAACGGCGCCCCTGTACCGCCGGGCGCCGCCCCGGACGCCTCGTGCGCCGTCCGGGACGTGTCCATCGAGTCGCTCATGCCCAGACGCTACCGCGAAGCCCTGGGGTACCGTCGATCACGATGGCGACGACAGAGGAGTGCCGCGGCGCACTCGACAGACTTTCGGACAATCTCGCGAAGGCGGACGGGGACGTGCGCAGCGCGGCCTCGCTCGACCGTTCCCTGAGCTGCCACATCAAGGACCTGGACGTCACCTTCACCGGACGCCTCTCGGCCGGCCGGATCGAGGTCCTCGACACGCTCGACGGGCCGCCTCCCGAGAAGGCCGACATCCGGCTCGCGATGACCGGCGACGACCTGGTGGCGATGGTCGACGGGCAGCTGAACTTCGCGAAGGCCTGGGCCTCGGGCCGGGTCGGGCTCGAGGCCGGCTTCCGCGATCTGCTGCGCCTGCGGGCACTGCTGTGACGACGGCGCTGCCGCACACCGTCCCGGCCACGCCGTCTCAGGACGCCGCCGCGGCCGTCTCCGCCGAGGCGCCCGGGCCGGACGGCCGCGACGCGTCCGAGGCGGCCCTGCCGCGCCGCGCCAGCGGCACCACCAGCGGCGTACCGGTCTCCGGGTCGTCGATGACCTGGGAGCGGACCCCGAAGACCCGCTCGACGAGCTCGGCCGTGACGACGTCCCCGGGCGCTCCCTCCGCGGCGATCCTCCCGCCCCGCATCGCGATCAGATGGGTCGCGTAGCGCGCGGCCTGGTTGAGGTCGTGCAGCACCGCCACGAGCGTGCGGCCCTGTGTCTCGTGCAGTTCGGCGCAGAGGTCGAGGATCTCCAGCTGGTGCTGGATGTCGAGGAAGGTGGTCGGCTCGTCGAGCAGCAGCAGCGGCGTCTGCTGCGCGAGCGCCATCGCGATCCAGACGCGCTGGCGCTGACCCCCGGACAGCTCGTCCACATGGCGGTCGGCCAGCTCGGCGACGCCGGTCGCCGCCATCGACTCCTGGACGATCCGCTCGTCGTCCGGCGACCACTGGCGCAGCAGGCCCTGGTGCGGGTACCGGCCGCGGGCCACCAGGTCCCCGACGGTGATGCCGTCCGGCGCCACCGACGACTGCGGCAGCAGGCCGAGCGTCCGCGCGACCTTCTTCGCCGGCATCGAGTGGATCGTCTGCCCGTCCAGCAGCACCCGGCCCTGACTGGGCTTCAGCATCCGTGAGAGCGCCCGCAGCAGGGTGGACTTGCCGCAGGCGTTCGGGCCGACGATGACCGTGAAGGAGTTGTCGGGTATCTCGACCGAGAGGTCCTCGGCGATCACCCGCCGGTCGTAGGCGAGGGTGACCGATTCCGCGGTGAGGCGCTGCATGGACGTACTCCTGGAGGTCTTCTGGTGCGGGTCTGCGCTCCTGCGCCCGGCGCTGGCCGTCATATCCGGCCCGCCTTGCGTTCGGTGACGAGCAGCCAGAGCAGGTAGACGCCGCCGAGCACCCCGGTGACGACACCGACCGGGAGCTGGCGGTCGCCGAACGCCGAGGTGGCGACCCAGTCCGCGACGACCAGCAGGGCGGCGCCCATCATGGCGCTCGCGGCCAGGTTCGGCCCGGGCGACCGCGTCAGCCGGCGGGCGAGTTGCGGGGCGCTGAGCGCGACGAAGACGATCGGGCCGGCCGCCGCCGTGGCCACGGCGGTGAGCAGCACCGCGGAGCCCGTCAGCACGGCGCGGGTCCGTTCGACCCTGATCCCGAGCGCATACGCCGCGTCGTCGCCCATCTCCAGCATCCGCAGGGGCCGCCCGTACGCCAGCGACAGCGGGACGAACACCGCGCAGACGGCGAGCAGCGGCCAGAACTGGCTCCAGTCGCGGCCGTCGAGGGAACCCGTCATCCATACGACGGCGCGGGTGGCGTCGACGAGATTGGCCTTGGTGATGAGGTAGTGGATGGCGCCGGTGAGCATGGCGGCGATGCCGATGCCGATCAGCACGAGCCGGTAGCCGTGCACGCCCCGCTTCCAGGCGAGGAGGTAGACGACGGCGCCGGTGACCAGGCCGCCGACGATCGCGCCGCCCGCGGTGGCGAAGGCGTCGCCCTTGAACAGCACGATCACCGTCAGCGCGCCGACGGTCGAGCCCTGACCGAACCCGAGCACGTCCGGACTGCCCAGCGGATTGCGGGAGATGGACTGGAAGAGCGCCCCGCCGACCGCGAGCGCCGCGCCGACCAGCAGCGCCACGAGGACCCGCGGCAGCCGTACGTCCCGGACGATGAACTCGTGCGCGGGTGTGCCGTCGCCGAGCAGGGTGGCGACGACCTCGCCGGGCGTCATCGGGAAGTCGCCGCTGCCGACGAGCACGACGGCGACGGCCAGCGCCGCGGCGAGGAGCAGCAGGACGACGAGGGCCGCCCTCGGGTCCACACGGACGGACAGCCCGCCCGGGGTGCGTATCGCTTTCACGGCCCTCACAGCTGCGCCATCCTCTTGCGGCGTACGAGATAGATGAACACGGGGCCGCCGATGAACGCGGTGACGACGCCGACCTGCAGCTCCGAGGGACGGGCGACCACGCGGCCGACGACGTCCGACCCGAGCAGCAGCACCGGCGACAGCACCGCGGCGTACGGGAGGATCCAGCGCATGTCGGGGCCCGTGATGGCCCGGACGAGATGCGGGACCATCAGCCCGATGAAGACGATGGGCCCGCAGGCGGCGGTCGCCGCCCCGCACAGCAGGGTGACCGCGACCATGGCCAGCACCCGCGTCCGGGTCAGATGGGCGCCCAGCGCACGCGCGGTGTCGTCGCCCATCTCCAGGGCGTTGAGGGGCCGTGCGATCAGCAGGGCCAGCACCACCCCGGCGCCGATGAACGGCGCCACCTTGCCGATCGTCGCGGGATCGGCCGAGGCGAGCGAGCCGACGGTCCAGAAGCGCAGCCGGTCCAGCGCGGCCGAGTCCAGCAGCTGTACGGCGTTGACGTAGCCGAAGAGCGCGGCCGTGGCGGCCGTGCCGGCGAGTGCGAGCCGTACCGGGGTGGCGCCTCGGCTCCCGCCCAGCACGTACACGACCACCGAGACCACACCGGCGCCGAGGAAGGCGAACCAGACGTACTCGGTGATCGAGGTGACGTCGAGGAAGCTGATGGCGGTGACGACCGCGGCGGCCGCGCCCGCGTTGACCCCGAGCAGGCCGGGCTCGGCGAGCGGGTTGCGGGTCAACGCCTGCATCACCGCGCCGGCAAGCCCCAGGGCGACACCCACCAACAGGCCCAGCACCGTGCGCGGCACCCGGACATCGCGGATCACCACGTCGTTGCCGGTGCCGGAGTTCTGGAAGAGCCCGTGCCACACATCGGCGACCGGTACCGACTTGGCACCGATCGCGATGCTCGCGACACAGACCAGCAGCAGGACACCGAGGGCGAGCAGCAGGCCGGCCGCGCGCAGCGCATGGCGCTTGCGCGGCTCGGACGCGGATGCCGCGGCCGTCCGGTCCGCGCTCTGTTCGGGAGGACTGTCGACCAACACGCGGTTAGGTTAGCCTATCCTCCCATAGTGCTCTGATCGGGGCGCCGTCCGGACCCCCTCCCACCGGACCTTTCCCGCGCGGCCGTTCACCAGCCGAGCCGGGCCAGCGCCTTGCCCGCGTCCACCGAGCCGGACCGGTCCCCCGCGTGGGTCCACGCCGCCGCGCACAACGCCCGCAGCCCGTCGAGCCGTTGGCCGTCACCTTCGATCACGAGCGCGTCGCCCCGCACGGACGCCGTCCAGCCGCCGCACACGAACCCCCCGTCCGGAGAACCGGCGGGCTCCACCGCGGGCTGACCGGTGAGCAGCCCCCGCAGGTCCTCGTCCACATAGGTCGGCCGGTGCTTCGGCTCCGCCCGAAGCAGTTGCGCCGGGTCCGTCACCCCGGTCAGCACGAGCAGCGAGTCCACGCCGCCGTTGCACGCGCCCTCGATGTCGGTGTCGAGCCGGTCCCCCACCACCAGCGGCCGCTCGGCACCCGTCCGCAGGATCGTCTCCCGGTGCATCGGCGTCAGCGGCTTCCCCGCGATCTGCGGCGCGCCACCGGTCGCGATCCGCACGACCTCGACCGCCGCGCCGTTCCCCGGCGCGATCCCGCGGGCACTCGGGATCGTCAGGTCCGTGTTGGAGGCGAACCACGGCACCCCGCGTGCCACCGCGTACGAGGCCTCCGCCAGCCGTCCCCACGGCAGCTCCGGCCCGCCGTACCCCTGAACGACCGCCGCCGGGTCGTCGTCGGCCGAGTCCACCGGCTCCAGACCGCGCTCGCACAGCGCCACGCGCAGCCCCTCACCGCCGATGACCAGCACCCGCGAACCGGCCGGGACCTGTTCGGCGATCAGCCGTGCCACGGCCTGCGCCGAGGTGATGACATCGCCCGCCTCCGCCGGCACACCCAGCTCGGTGAGGTGCTCCGCCACCGCGTCCGGCGTCCGCAGGGCGTTGTTCGTGACGTACGCCAGATGCATGCCGCCGTCACGCGCGGTCTCCAGGGACGCCACCGCGTGCGCGATGGCCTCCCCGCCGGCGTACACCACCCCGTCGAGATCGAGCAGAGCCGTGTCGTACACCTCGCTCAGCGCCCGTGCGCTGCCACTCGGCCTGGTCCTGCCCCGCTCGCCCATGCTGGTCCGCTCCTCACTCCCGGCTCCCGGTCCACCCGGCCGGGGGCCATCGATCGGCGGCGCGTCCCGATCGCCGCGCACTCCCCCGATCATCGCGCATCGCCCCGGCCACATACGATGCTCCAATGAGCACGCGAGGTGACAGGGCAGCCGAGGGTCTGCACATGGTCCCGTTCCGTGGACTGCGCTACGTCCCCGAGCGGGTCGGCAGTCTGGCCGCCGTCACCTCGCCCCCGTACGACGTCGTCGTGCGGCCCGACGGCCTGCACCACCTGGAGTCCGCGGACCCGTACAACATCGTCCGGCTGATCCTCCCCCAGGCGGCGACCGCCACCGCGCGCCACGAACAGGCCGCAGAGACCCTGGACCGCTGGGTCGCCGAGGGCGTCCTCGCCCCCGACCCGCAGCCCGCGCTGTACGTCTACGAGCAGCGCAGGGGCGTCATCCTGCAGCGCGGCATCATCGGGGCGCTGGCACTGTCGGCCCCCGATGAGGGCATCGTCCTCCCGCACGAGGACGTGATGCCGCACGTGGTGGCCGACCGCACGGCCCTGATGCGCACCACCGGCGCCAATCTCGAACCCCTGCTGCTCACCTACCGCAGCGACGGCCCGGCGAACGGGGCGAGCGCGGTCATCGAGCGCGTCATCCACGAGGAGCCGCTGCTGTCGACGACGACCGAGGACGGGTTCAGTCACCGCCTCTGGTCGGTCACCGACGCCGGCGACCTCGAGGAGATCGCCTCCGACCTCGCCCGCCAGCAGGCCCTCATCGCCGACGGCCACCACCGATGGGCCACCTACCTCCGGCTCCGCGACGAGCAGCCCGCGCCCGGGGCCTGGAACTTCGGCCTGGTCCTGCTCATCGACACCGCGCGCTATCCCCTCCAGGTCCGTGCGATCCACCGGCTGCTGAACCGGCTGCCGGTCGCGGACGCGCTCGCCGCCGTCGACGGGATCTTCCGCGTCCGCGAGATCGACGGGCCGCTGTCGCATGCCCTCGGCGCCCTGGCGGAGGCGGTCGGCGAGGGCAACGCGTACGTCCTCGCCGGAGACGGCCGCTTCCATCTGCTCGACCGCCCCGACCCCGCGCTTCTGGAGCGCACGGTCCCGGCCGACCGCCCGGACGCCTGGCGCCGGCTCGACGCCACGGTCCTCCACGCCACCCTGCTGGAGCGGGTCTGGCACATCCCGGACTCCCCCGAGGAGATCACCTACATCCACGACACGGAGGCCGCGGTCGTCCAGGCCGAGCGCCGGGGAGGCACGGCCGTCCTGATGCATCCGGTACGCGAGGAGGTCGTACGGGACCTGGCCCGGCAGGGTGTGACGATGCCCCGCAAGTCGACGTCCTTCGGCCCGAAGCCGGCGACGGGCCTGGTACTGCGCAGCCTGAACCTGGACTGAGAGCGCGAACGCCGCAGAGGACGAAAAAGGGCCCGGCCCCTGAGCGGAATCGCTCAGGGGCCGGGCCCTTTCTGCGGACGCGCAACCGTGACGCGCGGCGGGATCAGGCCTTGTCGCCGTCACCCTGGGCGTCGTCGTCCTGCTCGTCGTCGTGCTCGTCCTGCTCGTCGGCCTTGTCGTCCTTGTCGTCCTCGGAGGCGGCGCGCGGGGCCTCGGGGGCGTCGGCCTCGTCCGCCTCCTCGGCGTCCTCCTCGGCGCCGGTGCCCGTCTCGCTCCCGGTGTCGGCGTCGTTCTCGTCGACCAGCGCGTCGACGAACTCCACCCCGTCCAGCTCGGCAAGCCGGTCGGAGGCGTCGGTCGAACCGTCCTTGTCCGCCTCGACCGCCTTAGCGAACCACTCCCGTGCCTCGGGCTCCCGGTCGGCCGCGAGAAGTGCGTCCGCGTACGCGTACCGAAGGCGCGCGGTCCACGGCTGCACTGCGTTGGACGCCAGCTCAGGGCTCTGCAGCGTCACGATCGCCGCGTCCACCTGGCCCATGTCGCGCCGGGCACCCGCGGCGACGAGCCGCATCTCGACCTGGCCCGCCTTGTCGAGCTTCTGCACCTCGGCCTCACCGGCCATCGCGAGCGCCCGCTCGGGCCGGCCCATGCCGCGCTCGCAGTCGGCCATGACGGGCCACAGCTCGACACTGCCGGTCATCCGGCGCGCGGCACGGAACTCCGCCAGGGCCTCCGAGTACCGCTGCGTCGCGTACGCGGCGAAACCGGCGGCCTCACGCACAGCGGCCACCCGGGAGGCGAGCCGCAGCGCCACGCGCGAGTACCCGTACGCCTGCTCCGGCTCCTCGTCGATCAGGCGCGCGACCATGACGAGGTTCCTCGCGACGTCCTCGGCGAGCGTCTTGGGCAGGCTCTGCAGCTCCTGCCGGACGTCCTTGTCGATCTCCTCGCCGGTGACGTCCTCGGGGATCGGCAGCCGCTTGATCGGCTCCCGGTCCCGGCCGCGATCGTCCCTACGGTCGTCGCTACGGCCGTAGCCCCCGCGGTCGTCGCGACCGCGGTAGCCCCCACGCGACCGGTCGTCGCGCCGGTCGTCCCGACGCGGCCCACGCGGCCGGTCCTCACGGCGGCCGTAACCCCCGCGGTCGTCATCACGACGCGGACCACGATCGTCACGACGGTCGTCCCGACGGAAACCCCCGCGGTCGTCGTCCCGACGAGGCCCGCGATCGTCACGACGGTCGTCCCGACGGAAACCCCCGCGGTCGTCGTCCCGACGAGGCCCGCGATCGTCACGACGGTCATCGCGACGGAAACCACCACGGTCGTCGTCCCGACGAGGCCCGCGATCGTCACGACGGTCATCGCGACGGAAACCACCACGGTCGTCGTCCCGACGAGGCCCGCGATCGTCACGACGGTCATCGCGACGGAAACCACCACGGTCGTCGTCCCGACGAGGCCCGCGATCGTCACGACGGTCATCGCGACGGAAACCACCACGGTCGTCGTCCCGACGAGGCCCGCGATCGTCACGACGGTCGTCCCGACGGAAACCACCACGGTCGTCGTCACGACGAGGCCCGCGATCGTCACGACGGTCATCGCGACGGAAACCACCACGGTCGTCGTCACGACGAGGACCACGATCGTCACGACGGTCATCGCGACGGAAACCACCACGGTCGTCGTCACGACGAGGACCACGATCATCACGACGCGGACCACGGTCGTCATCACGACGAGGCCCGCGATCATCACGACGCCCGTAACCACCTCGGTCATCACGACGGAAACCACCACGGTCGTCGTCGCGACGCGGACCGCCGTAACCGCCACGGCTCTCACGACGGAAGCCCCCGCGGTCGTCGTCCCGACGAGGCCCGCGATCGTCACGACGGTCATCGCGACGGAAACCGCCCCGGTCGTCATCACGACGCGGACCACGGTCGTCATCACGACGAGGCCCGCGGTCATCACGACGGTCATCACGACGACCATAGGAACGGTCGTCGCGGGGGAAACGGCCGTCCCGGCTGTCGTCCCGCCTGTCGTCACGGCGGCCGTAGCCCCGATCGTCGCGGGGGAAGGAACCCCCACGGTCCCGGTCGTCGCGGCGGAAACCACCGCGGTCGTCGCGACGGAAGCCGCCTCCACGGTTGTCGTCACGACGAGGGCCCCCGCGATAGCCGCCCCGGTCGCCGCCGCCGTCGCGGCGGCGCGGCTCGCGCTCGGGACGATCGTCGGCTGAGTTGGTGGGCATCGGTGAGGCTCCTGTCTTCGGGTACCGCAGTCAATTCTCGCGCAGCCGGCCAACCGGCGCGCTTCGGGAAAAAGCACAAAACAAAAAGGACCCGTGGTCCAGCTGAACGCTGGGACCACGGGTCCTGAAAGATTGTTCGGCGGCGTCCTACTCTCCCACAGGGTCCCCCCTGCAGTACCATCGGCGCTGAAAGGCTTAGCTTCCGGGTTCGGAATGTAACCGGGCGTTTCCCTAACGCTATGACCACCGAAACCCTATCGGGTTCGAGCGA
It contains:
- a CDS encoding NAD kinase; the encoded protein is MDTRTRTRTVFLLAHTGRAAAIRSAELVVQGLLRAGIGVRVLAFEAADLPLPQSVETVPEATPEVLDGCELLIVLGGDGTLLRGAEFARASGVPMLGVNLGRVGFLAEAERDDLDKVVDRVVTREYEVEERMTIDVAVRRNGDIVHRDWALNEAAVQKVSPERMLEVVLEIDGRPVTGFGCDGIVCATPTGSTAYAFSAGGPVVWPEVEALLMVPISAHALFAKPLVTSPSSVLAVEVQPNTPHGVLWCDGRRAVELPAAARVEVRRGEVPVRLARLHHASFTDRLVAKFALPVSGWRGAPHGDT
- a CDS encoding TlyA family RNA methyltransferase, yielding MAGVARRRLDAELVRRKLARSREHASQLIAAGRVTVGGNTAGKPATQVETSAAIVVAQDDGDPEYVSRGGHKLAGAFAAFVPAGLKTEGRRALDAGASTGGFTDVLLRAGASRVVAVDVGYGQLAWSLRSDERVTVKDRTNVRELTLEAIGGEAVDLIVGDLSFIPLGLVLPALVRCATPAADLVLMVKPQFEVGKERLGSGGVVRSPELRAEAVRTVARQAAELGLGVLGVTASPLPGPSGNVEYFLWLRAGAPDLDPADVERAVAEGPR
- a CDS encoding SCP2 sterol-binding domain-containing protein — its product is MATTEECRGALDRLSDNLAKADGDVRSAASLDRSLSCHIKDLDVTFTGRLSAGRIEVLDTLDGPPPEKADIRLAMTGDDLVAMVDGQLNFAKAWASGRVGLEAGFRDLLRLRALL
- a CDS encoding ABC transporter ATP-binding protein produces the protein MQRLTAESVTLAYDRRVIAEDLSVEIPDNSFTVIVGPNACGKSTLLRALSRMLKPSQGRVLLDGQTIHSMPAKKVARTLGLLPQSSVAPDGITVGDLVARGRYPHQGLLRQWSPDDERIVQESMAATGVAELADRHVDELSGGQRQRVWIAMALAQQTPLLLLDEPTTFLDIQHQLEILDLCAELHETQGRTLVAVLHDLNQAARYATHLIAMRGGRIAAEGAPGDVVTAELVERVFGVRSQVIDDPETGTPLVVPLARRGRAASDASRPSGPGASAETAAAAS
- a CDS encoding FecCD family ABC transporter permease, giving the protein MRAVKAIRTPGGLSVRVDPRAALVVLLLLAAALAVAVVLVGSGDFPMTPGEVVATLLGDGTPAHEFIVRDVRLPRVLVALLVGAALAVGGALFQSISRNPLGSPDVLGFGQGSTVGALTVIVLFKGDAFATAGGAIVGGLVTGAVVYLLAWKRGVHGYRLVLIGIGIAAMLTGAIHYLITKANLVDATRAVVWMTGSLDGRDWSQFWPLLAVCAVFVPLSLAYGRPLRMLEMGDDAAYALGIRVERTRAVLTGSAVLLTAVATAAAGPIVFVALSAPQLARRLTRSPGPNLAASAMMGAALLVVADWVATSAFGDRQLPVGVVTGVLGGVYLLWLLVTERKAGRI
- a CDS encoding FecCD family ABC transporter permease, whose translation is MLVDSPPEQSADRTAAASASEPRKRHALRAAGLLLALGVLLLVCVASIAIGAKSVPVADVWHGLFQNSGTGNDVVIRDVRVPRTVLGLLVGVALGLAGAVMQALTRNPLAEPGLLGVNAGAAAAVVTAISFLDVTSITEYVWFAFLGAGVVSVVVYVLGGSRGATPVRLALAGTAATAALFGYVNAVQLLDSAALDRLRFWTVGSLASADPATIGKVAPFIGAGVVLALLIARPLNALEMGDDTARALGAHLTRTRVLAMVAVTLLCGAATAACGPIVFIGLMVPHLVRAITGPDMRWILPYAAVLSPVLLLGSDVVGRVVARPSELQVGVVTAFIGGPVFIYLVRRKRMAQL
- a CDS encoding HAD hydrolase-like protein, which translates into the protein MGERGRTRPSGSARALSEVYDTALLDLDGVVYAGGEAIAHAVASLETARDGGMHLAYVTNNALRTPDAVAEHLTELGVPAEAGDVITSAQAVARLIAEQVPAGSRVLVIGGEGLRVALCERGLEPVDSADDDPAAVVQGYGGPELPWGRLAEASYAVARGVPWFASNTDLTIPSARGIAPGNGAAVEVVRIATGGAPQIAGKPLTPMHRETILRTGAERPLVVGDRLDTDIEGACNGGVDSLLVLTGVTDPAQLLRAEPKHRPTYVDEDLRGLLTGQPAVEPAGSPDGGFVCGGWTASVRGDALVIEGDGQRLDGLRALCAAAWTHAGDRSGSVDAGKALARLGW
- a CDS encoding DUF1015 domain-containing protein produces the protein MSTRGDRAAEGLHMVPFRGLRYVPERVGSLAAVTSPPYDVVVRPDGLHHLESADPYNIVRLILPQAATATARHEQAAETLDRWVAEGVLAPDPQPALYVYEQRRGVILQRGIIGALALSAPDEGIVLPHEDVMPHVVADRTALMRTTGANLEPLLLTYRSDGPANGASAVIERVIHEEPLLSTTTEDGFSHRLWSVTDAGDLEEIASDLARQQALIADGHHRWATYLRLRDEQPAPGAWNFGLVLLIDTARYPLQVRAIHRLLNRLPVADALAAVDGIFRVREIDGPLSHALGALAEAVGEGNAYVLAGDGRFHLLDRPDPALLERTVPADRPDAWRRLDATVLHATLLERVWHIPDSPEEITYIHDTEAAVVQAERRGGTAVLMHPVREEVVRDLARQGVTMPRKSTSFGPKPATGLVLRSLNLD